CGATCGAGACGGCTCTCTATCTGCTCGAAACTTTTCTCTATCCGATCCATTGGACCAGTGAGAGCTGCGAACTGGACATCCGCTCAGCGAGTGCTGCGAGCAGTTCAAATGCTCTGTCAAGCTTTTCGCTGATGATGGCAATTTGACGAGAGTTTTCGCTGACTAGCTCCGGTAAGGTCTGGAGACGATCTCCCAGGAGCTCCGCTCGGCCAGCCTCCTTCCACTCCGGATTCTCGCTGAGGGCTTTCAATAGATCACTGGTCGAGTTGATAACCGCCATATACAGGGTTCGAGCTGGTACTTTGCGGGCTTACTGAGCAGCCTCCACGATCTTTAGGACCGCATCGGTCCAATTTATGCGATCAGAAGAACCTTTAGTCGCGCGCCTAACTGAGAGTGCCCTGGGTTAGACCGAGGGTGACGGGTCAGAGATCAGAACAGCAAACACCCCGGATGCTCATCTCACTCAATCATCAGCTCAAGACGTCCAACCGTTACGCAGTGGCCCCCTAACGCTACACGATCCCCCTTGACACTCATCGATACAAAACCACCGCGCGGGGATGTCTGTTCACCGTAGAGTTGCTTCTTGCCAAGTCGCCGACCCCAATAGGCAGCGAGTGTGCAGTGTGCGGATCCGGTCACTGGATCTTCGAGTACCCCGACGTTGGGTGCGAAGACTCGGCTGATACAGTCGGTTGCTGGTTGGTCCGAAGGAGCGGTGATGATCACACAACGGGTACCGGCGCGGCTGAGGACGGCGGGTTCTGGAGTATAGGATCGCACGCTCTCGGGGTCATCAAGCACGATCAGGAGATCGAAGACACCTTTGCCACTCCAAACCGGGGAAAGGTGGGCGTACTCCTCGGGTAATGCAATCGCCGTCGGGGGGTCGAGGGGGAAATCCATGACGATCTGGCCGTCATCACCTCGCGAACAGGCGAGCACCCCACTTGCGGTGTGGAAGGTTGCGATACCACCGAGGGCGTGAGCCGAGGCCAGGGTGGCATGACCACAGAGCGCAACCTCAGTCGTCGGCGTGAACCATCGAAGGTCGTAGTCGCCATCCGAACGAGGGGCAACGAAGGCGGTCTCAGAGAGGTTCATCTCTGCGGCGATCGCTTGTAGATAGGAGTCCTCAGGGAAATGGTCACACAAAGCAACGGCAGCAGGATTGCCGGTAAAGGGTCGGGTCGCAAAGGCATCGATGAGCTGTAGTTCGGAGATGGGAGACATGATCTGATTCTATTGGCTCCTCGAGCGTTGTCCCAGGTGCTATCGCTACATGACTCGCGTCAGCGCCACCAAGTTGTCTGCCGTCACTGCCCAGAACGGAGCGATCTTCGAGAGGATGCAAAGAAAGCTCATGGGAAATCGATCATCTTGGTTGGTCGACGAACAATCCTGGTGTCCAGGAGGGGATCGGTCAAGCGCCAGGGTCGGCACGTAATGGCTACGATCAATGACGTTGGTTCTCGTCGTAAGGTCGAGTCTCGACGGCCGGCGCACCTCGCTCAGCAGCCGGTGGAGCCGTAGCAATCTTGTGGCGGGCCGACGCGAAGGGCACTGACGGTTGGTGGATAGTCAAACCAGTTCCTTCTTGCCAGGTGCAGCCGTGAGTACTGTCAGCCGACACGGGCGAACCGCCAAGCCCGGGTACTGATAGTCCGATCAAGGTCAGGTGTCGTGCGCGTTGCCCTTTTGGCAGATCGACCGACGTCGGGCCAGCCGACGTCAGGCATGCTGTCGAGATCGGGACGAATCGCGATAGCGGCAAGGACGAGGCGCGAAAGTTCGGCGGGATGGAGTCGGTCTGGCGCGAACGGCTGACTATTCGGGAACGGCGGGAGGAGGTGTTGCGCATTCGCCTTACGGCTGGATGGTCGACGTGAAAGACGGGTAACGGACGTGATGCTGGTGCACCCCAATGCGATGTATACACGACAAGGAGGGCTTCATCGCGCATAGTGTGTCCCGGTCGGACTGGCGAGACGGTAGTGCTTGTTCTGCACCCTGTCGAAGGAGCCGTGAAACTACTCACGATACGGGACACGGTTCTCCCTTAAAACAAGGAGAACATAGGTATGGGAGAAACGGAAGAACAGAAAACTAGGAATGAGAAGACTCGTCGACAATTTGACGACGAATTCAAAAAAGAGACGCGGTGAGACTCGTCGAGAGCGGAAACCTGACCGTGAGGCAGGTGGCCGAGGATCTTGGCATCTCAAAGGCCACGCTGTCGAACTGGGTAGACAAAGCCCGTAAGGAGCGGCGAGATGTGGGGGCGACCCCGGATCTCACTGCAGAAATCCGTAGGCTTTCCCAAGGTGAGACGAGCAGCTCAGAATGGGATGCGAAATCTTAAAACGATTTTCGCACCGATTGGGTGAAGGAGCTCGATGAGGAACTGATCTATCTGCTTCATCGATGCGAGTGCGGCCGAATTTCCAAGTCATGTGGCACTGCCCGCGTGTGTAAGGTCTCACGCTCTGGCTACTACCGCTGGAACACCGAGGGGCGCCAACTCTACGAGACGGCGTGTAAGGCCCGTGAAACGCGCGAAGCAAGCACGTTCTAGAGGCCTTTGAAGCCAATCGGAGCATCTCTACGGGGCTCCAAGGCTCACACGCGAGCTCTGGACCCGTGGCATCGAGGTATCGCATGGCTTGCGTCGGTGTGTCTCATGGATGAACTGGGCATCCAGGGAGCCTGTGGTCGTGCCAAGACCATCACGACGAGGCCTGATCGTCATGCCAGAAAGAGCGATGATCTCGTGAAGAGAAACTTCTCCGTTGACGCGATTGACAAGCTCATGTCGTGAGCGACCTGACCTACATCGGAACCAAGGAGGGTTGGCTCTATCTGGTCACCGTTATGGATGCGCGTTCGAGGAGGATTCTTGGTTACAGGATGAGCGATACGATGGACACCCCAGTGTTCATTGATGCCCTTAACCAGGCAAAAGCTATCCGAGGCAGAGCGCTGTTACCGACGACTATTTTCCACTCGGATTAAGCCGAGGTTCTCGTTAAGCCGGGGAATATCTAGTTTCCCAGGTCAGGGGACATGTTCAGCGCGTCTTCTCGGCTTAACATTCAGGGGTCATCGCGTGCAGCGGGGGACAAGGATTTCTTCTTTGCGCAGGGGGTTCTTGCCGGCAAGTTCGCTGACTTGCCCGGATGCTTTGATCGAAGCGTGCGTCAATTTCAGAACTACGAAGGAGCATAAGACCACTGTGTCGCATATATCCTCGCGTCCGAGGAGTTCCGGGGCGGGCGACTTCACAATCCATAGATGGTCACAACCTGTCTGCCAGTTTCTTTGCGATCAACCTTGGAAGTGGCCGAGTTAAGCCCAAGACGACCATGATAGATCAAGAACGCTAAGCCGAGGAATCAAACGAACCACACCGGTTGACCAGGCCCTATCGGAAAACATCGGCTTAACGAGAACCTCGGCTTAATCGGAGTTAAACCGAGTTCCGCTTAACTCGGACCACGGGTCACAATACACCAGTGACGACTTCGCAGGAGATGTTGAGGCCCTCGGACATGGCCCAATCGATGCCGAACGCTGGGGATAGTTTTGACAACGCTATGGCGCCATCATTGTGGGCGTCACTCAAAAAAGAGCTCGTCTACCGAACCGACTTTAGCACACGAGAGGGCCCAAGTTCCGCAATCTTTGATCAGGATCTGCGTGGTACAACCGGAAGCGTAGGCACTCGAGCATCGACTATTTATCGCCGATTCAGTTCGAACAAGCCGCTACGCTACAAGCTGCATAGGTAAGCGGAGCTCAGTGTCCCATTTGGTGAGCAATTCCAATCCCTGGCGAGGATTGGCAAGCGCAAAGGTACGTAACACC
The Ferrimicrobium sp. DNA segment above includes these coding regions:
- a CDS encoding PhzF family phenazine biosynthesis protein: MSPISELQLIDAFATRPFTGNPAAVALCDHFPEDSYLQAIAAEMNLSETAFVAPRSDGDYDLRWFTPTTEVALCGHATLASAHALGGIATFHTASGVLACSRGDDGQIVMDFPLDPPTAIALPEEYAHLSPVWSGKGVFDLLIVLDDPESVRSYTPEPAVLSRAGTRCVIITAPSDQPATDCISRVFAPNVGVLEDPVTGSAHCTLAAYWGRRLGKKQLYGEQTSPRGGFVSMSVKGDRVALGGHCVTVGRLELMIE
- a CDS encoding DDE-type integrase/transposase/recombinase; amino-acid sequence: MSDLTYIGTKEGWLYLVTVMDARSRRILGYRMSDTMDTPVFIDALNQAKAIRGRALLPTTIFHSD
- a CDS encoding transposase, translated to MQKRDAVRLVESGNLTVRQVAEDLGISKATLSNWVDKARKERRDVGATPDLTAEIRRLSQGETSSSEWDAKS